The following is a genomic window from Parabacteroides johnsonii DSM 18315.
GGTAATATTCACGAAATGGCTAAATACAAGAAAAAAGAGGATGGATCCAAATATGAGGACGACAGTGGACTGTTGAATGAATATAAACCAGGTCTGAAAACCTACATCCGTTCGATTTCGGCAGGCTCTTATAAAATGAATGTTTCTGACCGGCATGTGACTATCGATTTCTATGCTGGTAATTCAAAGAAGATTAGTAAACATTTCGTGCTAAGGTGATAAACGTGTACTCATCCGGATATGGCTTTATTGAATGTGACGCGAAAGTAGGATGAAATTTTACGAGCGAAAATTAAATAATTATTCAAATGAGAAAGAGTGTATTTTTATTGTCATTGTTTGTTTTGCCATTGTATATGTTGTTACAAGCACAGGAAAAAACGGTACCTTTTTGGGGTAAGCAGGAAGTGTACCTGATTAATCAAACTGAAAAAACGTTCCATCTGGTAGACGCTCTCTTAAAAGAGAATCCTCCTTCTTCTGGTAATCCGGCATTGGCTCGTAAAGCAGCATTGCAATTATTGGATGGCATATTCCATGATACGCGTTTGGATGGTAGTGGAACGCTTTCTCAGTTTATGGAATCTCGTTTGGGTGGACTTTTGGAAAATATGCAGAAACCTTTGGAAGAGGGTATGAAAGTGTATAAACTTTATAATGACGGATTTATCGTAAAGACAAAAAGTATCGCTGTTGCTTTTGACTTGTATCGTGGGGGAGCGATGAAGGAATCTTCTTCTTTGATTTCGGATAAAACGATGCAAGCTATTGTTGCTCAGTGCGACATTATGTTCCTTTCTCATAATCATCCGGACCATATAGATCCGGTTGTCGTAAAGATGTTTACAGATATGGGAAAACAGGTGATTGCTCCGAACAATAGTTTGGTAGGAAATGAATTGGTGACCCACATTCGTTCAGAGCAGATTATCGATAGGGAATTTAAAACAAAGGGGGGCAAACTGGATGTAAAAATATTACCAGGGCATCAAAGTGAACTGATTAACAATATCCATGTAGTGACGACTCCTGAAGGCTTTACTTTCGCACATACAGGTGATCAGTATAATGAAGAGGACTTGACGTGGTTATTTGATGTGAAAACAAAAATTCCTGCATTGGATGTTTTGTTGATCAATTGTTGGGCGAATCGTTTGTCCGATACAATTGAAGGATTCGATCCAAAATTCGTGATTACAGGGCATGAAAATGAATTAGGACATGCGATTGATCATCGTGAGTCCTATTGGACTTCATTTATTAAATTGGAGGACGTTAAAAGGCCCAGTTGCTTAATGACGTGGGGAGAGACCTATTGGTATAAACGATAGCTTGATTTTTATTAACTATTATCCGGATTTCTGAATATGCAGGAATCCGGATAAGGTGCTATTTGGGTTCTGTTTTTATTTAAAAGTTGGCATGTTTTCGTTAGTCAGGTGCAATTTGCCATATGATAAATTACAATAACCTCTTTTTGTGTCCTTTTTCTATTTTACTTGAAGTTTCAGTTTGTTTTCATCTTGCTTTGTGCTCTGATTTCGGTACTTAAGGCTGATTGCGAACGTTATGAAGTTGGCATATTGTCCGAATATTGGCTCCGTTTTGTCAGCCAGAACTGAAAAAACGCAACAATGTGGTAAACCTTAACTGCCGGAGAATCGAATATTTGCAGGCAAGGTCGAGACATAGGCCATTTGTGGAAAAAATTTTTTTCGTCTTTTCGCCGTGAGGTGCGCAGGAATTTACCACGACGACCGTCTTTGTAGTTGTGAACTGCCTGGTTCATGGGTAACGACAACCGTTTTTATGGCGATGAAGTCTTTTATCATGGCGGTGGCGACCGTCTTTGTGGTGATAAACGGCAAATAGATGGAGAAAAACTCGCTTTTCCCAAGAAAAAGCGATGTCTGAATTTATTCTATCGTTGAGTTATCCTAATGTTAAATAAATCATTAATTACAATAAGGGGAGGGAGATAAGATGCCAATTGAAAGGTATTTATTCGTTCAGCACACGAAATGAACTTTTTCTTTCAATCGTTAAAAAGCCTCCTATAAGTAAAAATATAACTTTTCCGTAAGTAGTTTTCCCGAATAAATCGTCTATACTTGTAGAAACGTTTCTTTGTTAGCATGTGTTATGGATAGACCGAAGGAGGATGATCGAGAGTTGATTCAGTTCAAGGAGTTATATAAATCAAATGCTCCGATGCTGATTTTTTATGCAGGAAAGTATGTAAATGCTATTACTGCAGAGGATCTGGTGCAGGATGTGTTTCTTAAAGTCTGGCAAAAGAGGACTTTTTTGTTCCTGAAAGAAGGGATTAAAACTTATTTGTATCGCTCCGTTCAACATGCCTGTTTAGATTATCTGAAGCATCAGGAGGTAAAAGGTGATTATATTAATGCCGTCACTACCAAATTAAAAATAGAAGAGATATATTACAATGACGATCCGCAATCCTTGTTTGCGGAAGACGAGCGCCTGGAGCTTATCTATAAAGAGATGGATAAGTTGCCGGATAAGTGTCGTGAAATCTTTACAATGTCCTATCTGGAAGAACGAAAAACTTCGGAAATAGCTGTACTGCTTAATATTTCCACTCGTACGGTGGAGGCACAACTTTATAAAGCATTGAAGATTTTACGGGGTATTTTGCTTAGCTGTTTGATTTTTCTTTCAAATTTTTGAGAATTGCGTAAGTAGATCTGAAGAGATAATCGTGTATAATATAAACGAACATCGGAATGTCTGAAAAATATAACATAGAAGAATTAATAATCCGTTTTTTGCAACAGGATATAAATGAAGAAGAGCTTCATTATTTAGAGTCCTGGCTGGAAGAAGATGCGGAACATAAATCTTATTTCTTTGGGCTGAAAAGCATATCAGATTCCAGTCGACGTTCCTTCTTCTCAAAGGAAGAGGTAAATGAGGCAAGTTGGCAACGAATGCTTGCACGCATAGAAAAACACCAAGAGAAGAACCCTTCCCTTGGCAAATCACGAACATGTGATTTATGGTTTTCATGTGTAAAATATGCAGCCATTATAATCTTTGCAATTGGTGCTGGTTGGGGAATTCATGAGTTCCAAAGAAAGATACATCGGTCTGACTTAGCAGAAAAGGACTTAGTATATAATGAAATACATGTCCAAAAAGGTGGACGCGCCAATACAGTGCTTCTCTCGGATGGAAGTAAGGTTATTTTGAATGCAGCCACTACTTTTCGCTATCCTACCAGTTTTGATGGGGAAAAACGCCAGGTTTATTTGGATGGAGAAGCTTATTTTGAAGTATCCAAAAACTCAGAGAAACCCTTCGTCGTTAAATTGAAAAAGCAAGAAATAACAGTATTGGGGACAATTTTTAATGTTCAGGCTTATGGTCATGAATCGTATAGCGAAGTGACACTTTTGACAGGCCGGATTTTGTTGGAAGCATTCAACGAAAGAGGAGAATCTATGAGCCGTATGTATTTAAAACCTGATCAGAAAGCATTGTCTGATAATTCGACAGGATCAGTCTCTTTACAAGAAGTCAATGCATCGTTGTCAAATGCCTGGATTAATGGAGAATATAAGTTTAAGGATGAACCATTGGCCTCTATCGTAAAACGTTTGGAAAATTATTACAATGTGAATATACATCTGGATGATAAACGTTTAGAAAAAATCAGATATACGGGTACATTTTCGTTGGATCAGGATATCTTGGATGTGTTCCGAATTATTGATTATGAAAAGCAATTCACTTTTAAACGAGTGAAAAAGGATATATTCATAACAAGTAAATAATTTGTCAAATCATTAAATCTGATAGCCTATGCATAAAGTTTCAGTTATTTAAAAACAGAATCGGAAAATGATTGCGACATTTCCCGATTCAAAATTCATTTTTAATTAGTTAACCGTTCTCTTTCGCTCTTGTCTGGAAAACGCTGCGAACGAGACAATTTAATAATAAAAACATCCAAATGTATGAAAAAAGAACGAGATGACAGTCGATTACTGTCACTAAAAATTACACGTATTATGAAAATCACGGCAATACTTATTTTGGCGGGTATTCTTCAGGTGTCTGCAGTAACATACGCTCAGGAGCATCGTATTTCTGTTGCAGTGGAAAACGGGACATTTTATGATGTTGTTTCACAAATAGAAAAGCAGTCTGAATTTATGTTTTTCTATAAAAGTGAGGAAATTGACAATAATCAGCGAATCAATTTGAAGGTTAAGGATAAGCTGGTTTCAGAAATACTTAGTGAAATTACAAAAAACAATAATCTGACTTACAAGATTACAGGTAAACATATTATTATAACGAAGGCTACAACAACTTCCCAAGCTCTTCGCAAGATTACAGGGATAATTACGGATGAAAACGGGGAGCCAATTATCGGAGCTAATATTGTGGAAAAAGGAACTACCAATGGAACCATTACAGATATTGACGGACGTTTCTCTTTGGATGTAGCGGATAAATCTGTATTAATAGTCTCTTATATTGGTTATGATACACAGACCATTTCTGTAACATCAAAAAGTTCATATAATATCAAGTTAGCAGAAGATACAAAAGCATTGGAAGAAGTTGTCGTAATCGGCTACGGTTCCGCGCGTAAAAAGGATGTAACAGGAGCATTAACTCGTGTAAATGTTACGGAAAAAGAGACTATTCCTAATGTTAACCCTGTACAGGCTTTGAGAGGAAGTGTAGCAGGTGTTCGTGTTATCGATACGGGGATGGCAGGGGCTGATGGAACTATACAGGTCAGAGGAACAACATCTATTACGGCAAGTAATGATCCATTAATAGTATTGGATGGTGTTCCTTTTTCAGGAGGGCGCTTGTCTGATATCAATACTAACGATATTGAAACTATTGATGTATTGAAAGATGCCAGTTCTACAGCTATTTATGGCTCTCGTGGTGCTAATGGCGTTATTATGATCACGACTAAAAGAGGTAAAACCTCGAAACCTCAACTGAATTATAATGGTTATGTCGGTTTTTCTGATTTTGCCAATATGCCGAAGCTTATGAGTGGTGAACAATATCAGCAATTGCGTAAAGATGCCGAGGTTTATATGAACCAAGAGTTGCCTTTTCAGACGATTGAAGAAGAAAATATAGCAGCTGGCCGGACCATTAATCCTTGGGATGTGATTAAGCAGGATGCTCCGATGACTGAACATGAATTGAGTATTTCTGGAAAAGGAGAAAAAATGACCTATTATCTTTCAGGTTCTTTTACATCTCAGAAATCACCTTTAGTTGGGGACCAATTTAAAAGATTATCAGTGAGAGCTAATTTTGATCTTCATGTTACGGATTGGCTTGAAATTGGAACAAATTCAAGCTTTGCAACAAAAGACTATTCGGGAGCTGAAGCTAACTGGGGAGATGCTGCAAGGTTAAGTCCATATTCGTCTATTCGGTATGATGATGGTACATTGCGTAAACTGCCATATGGAGATGGTATGGTTTCAAATCCATTATGGAATGTAGAAATGAAAGATAATAAAGAAATATCATATGGTATCTTTAATAATAATTTTATGATTATTAAATTACCATTGAAAGGGCTGACATACCAAATGAATTTATCTAATAATCTTCGTTTCAAAGATATAAATAATTATACTCCCGCTTACAATCGAGATGGTTCTTCTTGGTTAGGAAGTGGTTCGAAAGAACATCAATTTACTCATGATCTTATTTTTGAGAATATTGTCAAATATACGAATACGTTTGCAGAGAAGCATAATGTGGATGTAACGTTGATGTATGGTTACGAATATAGTAGTGCAAATAAATCAAAATTAAGTAGTAATAATATATTTAATGATGCTTTGGGATTTAATGGATTGGGTATAGGTGAAAATCATACGGTAAGTACGACAGCCGGAAAATCCGCTGCTGTGTCAAGTATGGCGCGTGTCGGTTATCGTTTTGCTGATAAATATATGGTAAACCTGACTGTTAGACGAGATGGCTATTCTGCTTTTGGTAGCGATCGTAAATATGGAACTTTCCCTTCTGTTGGTTTAGGTTGGGCTCTTTCCCAGGAACAGTTTATGAAAAATATTTCCTGGTTAGATTTTTTGAAATTACGTTTATCATGGGGCCAGAATGGTAATCGTGGTATTAGTAGTTACGAATCATTAAGTACGATGGATTTGGCCAGATATGTATTTGGTGATGGGGGAAACACTTCAGTTGGACTTTATCCTACTTCTATGGCGAATCCTTTGTTAGGATGGGAAACCTCGCAGTCTTATAATTTAGGTTTGGATTTTACTTTGTTTAATAATCGTTTAAGTGGTAATATTGATTTGTACAGTACAAAAACTACCGATCTTTTGTTAGAAGTTAGTATACCAAGCATGACGGGCTATGATAAGTATCTGACTAATATTGGAGAAACTCAAAATCGAGGAATTGAAGTGACTTTAAACTCCGAAAACATTAATACGAAAGATTTCTCATGGAGTACTTCATTGAATTTTTCAGCTAACGCAAATAAGATTCTTCATCTCTCAGGGGAAGATTTGGATGGTGACGGAAAAGAAGATGACGATATAGGGAAAAGTCGTTTTATCGGATATTCTATGGGATCAAACTATAATTATGTTTTTGATGGGATATGGCAGGAAGGGGATGATTTTTCTATTGACAAATCTGCTAAACCGGGCGATATAAAGTTTAAGGATATTAGTGGCAATGGTTCGATTGGTCCGGAAGATCGTATGGTTTTGCATAATAATCGTCCGAAATTTACAATGAGTATGAATAACATGTTCAGATATAGAGATTTTACGTTATCCTTTTTATTGGATTTGAGATGTGGTGGATATGCAGCCAATAATTGGATAAATCCGGGAACTGAATATTATAATCGTTGTAATCAGTTGGATTTACCTTATTGGACTCCGGAAAATCCTTTAAATGATCGCCCCAGTGTTGGTTACTCTAATCCGCGTGGTTATGGATTTTATGAAAAGTTGACTTATTTGAGATTACAGGATGTTTCTTTGGCATACAGTCTTCCAAAATCTCTAATTCAAAAGTTAACATTGAATAATGTAAAAGTTTATGT
Proteins encoded in this region:
- a CDS encoding FecR family protein, which produces MSEKYNIEELIIRFLQQDINEEELHYLESWLEEDAEHKSYFFGLKSISDSSRRSFFSKEEVNEASWQRMLARIEKHQEKNPSLGKSRTCDLWFSCVKYAAIIIFAIGAGWGIHEFQRKIHRSDLAEKDLVYNEIHVQKGGRANTVLLSDGSKVILNAATTFRYPTSFDGEKRQVYLDGEAYFEVSKNSEKPFVVKLKKQEITVLGTIFNVQAYGHESYSEVTLLTGRILLEAFNERGESMSRMYLKPDQKALSDNSTGSVSLQEVNASLSNAWINGEYKFKDEPLASIVKRLENYYNVNIHLDDKRLEKIRYTGTFSLDQDILDVFRIIDYEKQFTFKRVKKDIFITSK
- a CDS encoding MBL fold metallo-hydrolase, which translates into the protein MRKSVFLLSLFVLPLYMLLQAQEKTVPFWGKQEVYLINQTEKTFHLVDALLKENPPSSGNPALARKAALQLLDGIFHDTRLDGSGTLSQFMESRLGGLLENMQKPLEEGMKVYKLYNDGFIVKTKSIAVAFDLYRGGAMKESSSLISDKTMQAIVAQCDIMFLSHNHPDHIDPVVVKMFTDMGKQVIAPNNSLVGNELVTHIRSEQIIDREFKTKGGKLDVKILPGHQSELINNIHVVTTPEGFTFAHTGDQYNEEDLTWLFDVKTKIPALDVLLINCWANRLSDTIEGFDPKFVITGHENELGHAIDHRESYWTSFIKLEDVKRPSCLMTWGETYWYKR
- a CDS encoding TonB-dependent receptor, which codes for MKKERDDSRLLSLKITRIMKITAILILAGILQVSAVTYAQEHRISVAVENGTFYDVVSQIEKQSEFMFFYKSEEIDNNQRINLKVKDKLVSEILSEITKNNNLTYKITGKHIIITKATTTSQALRKITGIITDENGEPIIGANIVEKGTTNGTITDIDGRFSLDVADKSVLIVSYIGYDTQTISVTSKSSYNIKLAEDTKALEEVVVIGYGSARKKDVTGALTRVNVTEKETIPNVNPVQALRGSVAGVRVIDTGMAGADGTIQVRGTTSITASNDPLIVLDGVPFSGGRLSDINTNDIETIDVLKDASSTAIYGSRGANGVIMITTKRGKTSKPQLNYNGYVGFSDFANMPKLMSGEQYQQLRKDAEVYMNQELPFQTIEEENIAAGRTINPWDVIKQDAPMTEHELSISGKGEKMTYYLSGSFTSQKSPLVGDQFKRLSVRANFDLHVTDWLEIGTNSSFATKDYSGAEANWGDAARLSPYSSIRYDDGTLRKLPYGDGMVSNPLWNVEMKDNKEISYGIFNNNFMIIKLPLKGLTYQMNLSNNLRFKDINNYTPAYNRDGSSWLGSGSKEHQFTHDLIFENIVKYTNTFAEKHNVDVTLMYGYEYSSANKSKLSSNNIFNDALGFNGLGIGENHTVSTTAGKSAAVSSMARVGYRFADKYMVNLTVRRDGYSAFGSDRKYGTFPSVGLGWALSQEQFMKNISWLDFLKLRLSWGQNGNRGISSYESLSTMDLARYVFGDGGNTSVGLYPTSMANPLLGWETSQSYNLGLDFTLFNNRLSGNIDLYSTKTTDLLLEVSIPSMTGYDKYLTNIGETQNRGIEVTLNSENINTKDFSWSTSLNFSANANKILHLSGEDLDGDGKEDDDIGKSRFIGYSMGSNYNYVFDGIWQEGDDFSIDKSAKPGDIKFKDISGNGSIGPEDRMVLHNNRPKFTMSMNNMFRYRDFTLSFLLDLRCGGYAANNWINPGTEYYNRCNQLDLPYWTPENPLNDRPSVGYSNPRGYGFYEKLTYLRLQDVSLAYSLPKSLIQKLTLNNVKVYVSGKNLATWTGWHGWDPEHASGGRASQNGPLIKSWVLGLQISL
- a CDS encoding RNA polymerase sigma-70 factor; this encodes MLIFYAGKYVNAITAEDLVQDVFLKVWQKRTFLFLKEGIKTYLYRSVQHACLDYLKHQEVKGDYINAVTTKLKIEEIYYNDDPQSLFAEDERLELIYKEMDKLPDKCREIFTMSYLEERKTSEIAVLLNISTRTVEAQLYKALKILRGILLSCLIFLSNF